One Microbacterium esteraromaticum genomic window carries:
- a CDS encoding serine protein kinase RIO, with the protein MNPQHSASFDASPFDVTLAFADTEIGENQRWSTWPATMPTERGPLPRPDWVVTSAAAVDTELGILKTGKEADVFLIERSVPGAGSGPGLSTLLAAKRYRDSDHRSFQRSSTYTEGRRTRNTRDARALAKKSAHGRQVAAAEWSFAEFQALSRMHALGAPVPYPVQVDGTEILMEFIGDDRAAAPRLAQVRADARQLADLFDQIVEIMHLFAAAGLAHGDLSAYNLLVHRGRVRVIDLPQIVDTVSNPQGLDLLHRDCTNICDWFARRRIDCDAEALFADLLATSFS; encoded by the coding sequence GTGAACCCTCAGCACTCCGCGTCCTTCGACGCGTCTCCCTTCGACGTCACCCTCGCCTTCGCCGACACCGAGATCGGTGAGAACCAGCGGTGGTCCACCTGGCCCGCCACCATGCCGACCGAGCGCGGACCGCTCCCTCGCCCCGACTGGGTGGTGACCAGCGCGGCCGCAGTGGACACCGAACTCGGCATCCTGAAGACCGGGAAGGAAGCCGACGTGTTCCTCATCGAACGATCGGTGCCAGGAGCCGGATCGGGCCCCGGCCTCAGCACGCTGCTCGCGGCGAAGCGGTACCGCGACAGCGACCACCGCAGCTTCCAGCGCTCATCGACGTACACCGAGGGCCGGCGCACCCGCAACACCCGCGATGCCCGCGCACTCGCGAAGAAGTCGGCCCATGGCCGCCAGGTCGCCGCGGCGGAGTGGTCGTTCGCCGAATTCCAGGCCCTGAGCCGCATGCACGCGCTCGGCGCCCCGGTGCCGTACCCGGTGCAGGTCGACGGCACCGAGATCCTCATGGAGTTCATCGGCGACGATCGCGCAGCCGCTCCCCGGCTCGCGCAGGTGAGGGCGGATGCAAGGCAGCTGGCCGACCTGTTCGACCAGATCGTCGAGATCATGCACCTGTTCGCGGCAGCGGGCCTCGCGCACGGCGATCTCTCGGCGTACAACCTGCTCGTGCACCGAGGACGGGTGCGGGTGATCGACCTGCCGCAGATCGTCGACACCGTCTCGAACCCGCAGGGACTGGATCTGCTGCACCGCGACTGCACGAACATCTGCGACTGGTTCGCGAGGCGCAGGATCGACTGCGACGCCGAAGCGCTGTTCGCCGATCTGCTCGCCACGTCGTTCAGCTGA